A portion of the Lolium rigidum isolate FL_2022 chromosome 1, APGP_CSIRO_Lrig_0.1, whole genome shotgun sequence genome contains these proteins:
- the LOC124683797 gene encoding uncharacterized protein LOC124683797 translates to MAPHLRGKMPEVPAKITMPEAHHSSAANVVPVIFEPLSSSPLPKEKSVVTSRNECLTPSSAQQGPDCPSNLATTQWNTPSQKNVAPKHPAAQCGENKNFPRTGVDESSTIAYAAGTLVTLSADGEKGP, encoded by the exons ATGGCGCCTCACCTCCGTGGCAAGATGCCCGAAGTTCCTGCAAAAATCACCATGCCTGAAGCCCACCATTCCAGTGCAGCAAACGTGGTCCCTGTGATCTTTGAACCTCTGTCATCAAGTCCTTTACCAAAAGAGAAGAGTGTTGTTACGTCACGCAATGAGTGCCTAACGCCAAGTTCAGCTCAGCAAGGCCCTGATTGTCCTTCAAATTTGGCAACTACACAGTGGAACACTCCCAGCCAGA AGAATGTGGCTCCAAAGCATCCAGCAGCACAATGTGGAGAAAACAAGAACTTCCCCAGAACAGgtgttgatgagagtagcaccatCGCGTATGCAGCAGGTACACTCGTCACACTGTCGGCTGACGGCGAGAAAGGCCCGTAG
- the LOC124659402 gene encoding probable inactive poly [ADP-ribose] polymerase SRO1, with product MDPTQKSNALCPKRKPVDDFLQKKSKSGRVEKENASSKPAHSCHSQPNLANDCVNYLKSGVPSRVVFYRQGSWCDFPDKVVKSIVDAFKEDKSSVVVVMDDQPLLVDFLSMTLVNLNTRKQRSVAWLDGTNKWSFPSSFFDEEVDESTRLGTGVGKGGAQGVLGGNVMKPPSDVAKQVMLEASPPVLQNSSALNVLRKKIVHVERGSESFMFVQNLFLSGMGSFAVPNNILHIHRYSPKDITAQCRLEAFERQMRLTGQKSGTAIARYGWLGSGKQDIVSVITNGLLSTEKITHETEIGAGIYLSPENRAFTSVGFCDVDEKGVQYMLLCRAILGNTGVIKPGSQEEFLRIYDSGVDNCSNPNYYVMWPSHLGTHISLEYLISFRLAPKVQEYFLSLKGLWLRPPPKEVKVDLSILQPVLCRTNEGPTSPWISFRVLFEAIQDSISCLARELLYRHYEELKENKITRDEMVKRMMIIVGEELLLDTLTKLKYSPSLWYNSSEKMVSSPTSRTPESVSIWTRNMDVESATPSHDGPVNSTFGRSHVTNAALKGQHSPTLSICSESSSPQCTNSQDPLAPVEAPLGRDALVRSVLRGVNVWDAAGPRMKYNGHDLLSQSSSRGHDSDVSRPTHGNSSSPSMEGLHSVVPSMTTEAQGSLVPSREHRYSSSTDAQGIVAATPGVVCQAPQLSAAKSMEPEISAPRSMAPYLSPPRSMAHHLRGKAFRELGAPRSMAAP from the exons ATGGATCCAACGCAAAAGTCAAATGCTTTGTGCCCGAAGCGCAAGCCTGTTGATGATTTCTTGCAGAAAAAATCTAAGTCTGGTCGTGTTGAAAAGGAGAATGCATCTTCTAAGCCTGCTCACAGTTGCCACAGTCAACCTAATCTGGCTAATGATTGCGTTAATTACCTGAAAAGTGGAGTGCCAAGTCGTGTTGTGTTCTacagacaaggttcttggtgtgaTTTTCCTGACAAAGTAGTGAAATCTATTGTTGATGCATTCAAAGAAGACAAATCTAGTGTCGTTGTTGTGATGGATGACCAGCCTCTTCTGGTTGATTTCTTATCGATGACCTTGGTGAACCTAAATACAAGAAAACAACGATCTGTCGCATGGCTTGATGGCACTAACAAGTGGTCTTTTCCGTCTTCATTCTTTGATGAGGAAGTTGATGAATCCACAAGACTAGGCACGGGTGTTGGTAAAGGTGGTGCACAAGGTGTTCTGGGCGGTAATGTCATGAAGCCTCCATCTGATGTTGCAAAACAAGTTATGCTTGAAGCCAGCCCTCCAGTTTTACAGAATTCTTCTGCTCTGAATGTATTGCGTAAGAAGATTGTACATGTTGAAAGAGGTAGCGAAAGCTTTATGTTTGTTCAGAATCTGTTCCTCTCTGGTATGGGTTCATTTGCAGTGCCTAACAACATTCTTCATATTCATCGGTACTCCCCAAAGGATATCACTGCACAGTGTAGACTTGAAGCTTTCGAAAGACAGATGAGGTTGACAGGACAGAAATCTGGCACTGCAATTGCTAGATATGGATGGCTTGGATCTGGAAAGCAAGACATCGTCAGTGTTATAACTAATGGTCTTCTTAGCACTGAAAAGATCACTCATGAGACTGAAATTGGCGCTGGCATTTATCTGTCACCCGAAAACCGTGCCTTCACCAG TGTGGGCTTTTGTGATGTTGACGAAAAAGGGGTACAGTATATGCTGCTGTGCCGAGCCATATTGGGCAACACAGGAGTTATCAAACCAGGTTCACAGGAGGAGTTTCTACGCATTTATGATTCGGGCGTTGATAATTGCTCAAACCCAAACTATTATGTAATGTGGCCATCACATCTAGGAACTCATATTTCTTTGGAATATCTTATAAGTTTCAGGCTTGCTCCAAAAGTTCAAG AGTATTTTCTTAGCTTGAAGGGTTTGTGGTTGCGCCCACCTCCAAAAGAAGTGAAAGTCGATCTTTCTATTCTTCAACCT GTACTGTGCCGAACTAATGAAGGGCCAACCTCTCCATGGATCTCATTCAGAGTTCTCTTTGAAGCAATTCAAGACAGTATATCGTGTTTAGCAAGGGAATTGCTCTACCGCCACTATGAGgagttgaag GAAAATAAGATTACTCGTGATGAAATGGTCAAGAGAATGATGATAATAGTTGGAGAGGAATTACTTCTGGATACCTTGACGAAACTGAAGTACAGC CCATCACTATGGTACAACTCTTCTGAAAAAATGGTCAGTTCTCCTACAAGTAGAACACCGGAATCTGTCTCCATTTGGACAAGAAATATGGATGTTGAGTCTGCAACTCCTAGTCATGATGGTCCAGTAAATTCCACATTTGGACGTTCTCATGTGACAAATGCAGCTCTCAAAGGACAGCATTCCCCCAccctaagtatttgttctgaaagCTCTTCACCCCAATGTACTAACAGCCAAGATCCTCTTGCACCAGTAGAGGCACCTCTAGGTCGTGATGCCCTAGTAAGGAGTGTGTTGCGCGGTGTTAATGTCTGGGATGCTGCTGGACCAAGAATGAAATATAATGGTCATGATCTCCTCTCACAAAGTTCTTCTAGAGGCCATGACTCTGACGTATCAAGACCAACACATGGAAACTCCTCATCTCCCAGTATGGAAGGCCTACATTCTGTTGTGCCAAGTATGACAACTGAAGCCCAGGGATCCCTTGTGCCCAGTAGGGAACACAGATACTCATCATCGACAGATGCTCAGGGCATTGTTGCTGCAACTCCAGGCGTAGTGTGTCAAGCCCCTCAGTTATCTGCAGCAAAAAGTATGGAGCCTGAAATCAGTGCACCAAGAAGTATGGCACCTTATCTCTCTCCGCCAAGAAGTATGGCGCATCACCTCCGCGGTAAGGCATTTCGTGAGCTCGGTGCACCAAGAAGtatggcagcacca